The following are encoded together in the Labeo rohita strain BAU-BD-2019 unplaced genomic scaffold, IGBB_LRoh.1.0 scaffold_459, whole genome shotgun sequence genome:
- the LOC127160796 gene encoding uncharacterized protein LOC127160796 has translation MRIIPQGRPFISHLLSLASSAHALEDIISITDSCRNELSLWISFLKQWNGLSFFYSNLISSPIDIQLYTDAAPSVGFGGFFRGRWFASTWPPQLAHLPQQLSSSALFELYPLVAAASLWGKEWSATSIIVHCDNEATVHCINKEIQIAGTRGGPAPNPSSSLFRTDIPMNHPLRPLLEASINSILQAVSPRTLQSYLTAWKCFKIFHSAYSLPFPDFSLLAVTSFISHLNTNKNLQASSIKGYLSGIQFFHKLLYGSPSPHITNSQTSLLIKGIQKTQPNRPDPRQPITLKILTKCISTLRKGYHSIHTARTLDAMFILAFFGFLRCSELAITSCFNPAIHPTISDLAVLDGETISYFIKQSKTDQTKKGHFIYIFNLRSPIQPFQTLLAFLQLRKSKLPSDPLFTDDFNRPATRFWFQKHLKSVLLLSGTPADNFSSHSFRIGAATTAAQKGLSQQQIQALGRWSSEAFKSYIRSDRSLIKEAHQTLVGQSI, from the exons ATGCGCATCATCCCGCAAGGCCGCCCCTTCATCTCCCACCTCCTCTCCCTTGCATCCTCCGCCCACGCTCTAGAGGACATCATATCCATAACTGACTCGTGCCGCAACGAGCTCAGTCTATGGATATCCTTCCTCAAACAATGGAACGGCTTATCTTTCTTCTACAGCAACCTGATTTCTTCCCCAATCGATATCCAATTATATACCGACGCTGCCCCCTCCGTCGGGTTCGGAGGTTTTTTCAGAGGCCGCTGGTTCGCTTCCACATGGCCCCCCCAGCTGGCACATTTGCCACAGCAGCTTTCATCCTCAGCGCTATTCGAGCTTTATCCGTTAGTGGCCGCAGCCTCCCTATGGGGCAAAGAGTGGTCCGCCACCAGCATCATCGTCCACTGCGATAACGAAGCTACCGTGCACTGCATTAACAAAG AAATTCAGATTGCTGGCACCAGAGGCGGACCCGCTCCCAACCCCAGTTCCTCCTTATTCAGAACTGATATTCCCATGAACCACCCTCTGAGACCTCTCCTCGAAGCGTCCATTAATTCCATTCTTCAAGCTGTCTCCCCCAGGACACTCCAATCCTACCTTACAGcatggaaatgttttaaaatattccaCTCTGCCTATAGTTTACCCTTCCCTGATTTTTCCCTGCTCGCCGTCACCTCATTTATCTCCCATCTCAACACCAATAAAAACCTCCAAGCCAGCTCCATTAAAGGATACCTAAGCGGAATCCAGTTTTTCCACAAACTGTTATATGGCTCGCCTTCACCCCATATAACCAATTCACAGACCTCCCTTCTCATCAAAGGTATCCAAAAAACCCAGCCCAACCGCCCAGACCCCAGACAACCTATCACTTTAAAAATTTTGACCAAATGCATCTCTACCCTCCGTAAAGGTTACCATTCCATCCATACTGCCCGCACATTAGACGCCATGTTTATCCTGGCTTTCTTCGGTTTCCTCAGATGCTCTGAGCTCGCCATTACATCTTGCTTCAACCCAGCTATCCACCCAACTATCTCCGATCTAGCAGTGCTAGACGGTGAAACCATCTCTTACTTCATAAAACAAAGTAAGACAGACCAAACAAAGAAAggccattttatttatatttttaacctcCGATCGCCCATCCAACCATTCCAAACCCTCCTAGCTTTCCTCCAGCTCAGGAAATCCAAACTCCCTTCCGACCCCCTTTTTACAGACGACTTCAACCGCCCCGCCACTCGCTTCTGGTTCCAAAAGCACCTTAAGTCTGTCTTGCTTCTCTCTGGTACCCCAGCCGACAACTTTTCCAGCCATTCGTTCCGAATAGGCGCAGCAACCACAGCCGCCCAAAAAGGCCTCTCCCAACAGCAGATCCAAGCACTTGGTCGCTGGTCATCAGAAGCTTTTAAGAGCTATATCCGATCAGATCGCTCCCTCATCAAGGAAGCCCACCAAACCCTAGTCGGCCAATCCATTTAA
- the LOC127160798 gene encoding uncharacterized protein LOC127160798 yields MFNSLLLLLLCFVSHCGNSAVLVTGEKGGNVTLPCEFEARQISVIVLSRGSKKILVCGSEGCDSENSRVFKEGACDIVIKDLRLSDAGKYILNVYHNNDQLERQTKYLHIQDEISVKTGDQLKLPVLLASADKVETNSSGEWKEVWRRGHRVQSDRMTDTDGNLTINEFMDSDAGTYRVLDSEEEVLITVTVTVGERKASPHSAQKHWSWLEKFLFGYVISIFCAYIVIVVIQFVLMAAGII; encoded by the exons AT GTTTAATAgtcttctgctgctgctgctttgCTTTGTCAGTCATTGTG GTAACTCCGCTGTACTTGTGACAGGGGAAAAGGGAGGCAATGTCACCCTACCATGTGAATTTGAGGCCAGACAGAtttctgttattgttttaagtaGGGGGTCAAAAAAGATACTTGTTTGTGGGAGTGAAGGATGTGACagtgaaaacagccgagtattTAAAGAAGGAGCATGTGACATTGTTATCAAGGATCTGAGACTGAGTGATGCTGggaaatacattttgaatgtcTATCACAATAATGATCAGCTGGAGCGCCAAACGAAGTATCTTCATATTCAGG ATGAGATTTCTGTGAAAACAGGTGACCAGCTGAAGTTGCCTGTTCTGTTGGCCAGTGCTGATAAAGTGGAGACAAACTCCAGTGGAGAGTGGAAGGAGGTGTGGAGGAGAGGTCACAGGGTTCAGAGTGATCGAATGACTGACACTGATGGGAACCTGACCATTAATGAGTTTATGGACAGTGATGCAGGAACATAcagagttctggactctgaagAAGAAGTCTTGATCACAGTAACAGTCACAG TGGGAGAACGCAAAG CTTCCCCCCattctgctcaaaaacattgGAGTTGGTTAGAGAAATTTCTTTTTGGTTATGTGATTTCAattttttgtgcatatataGTGATTGTAGTAATTCAGTTTGTGCTTATGGCTGCTGGGATTATCTGA